In Nocardioides sp. InS609-2, a single genomic region encodes these proteins:
- a CDS encoding transcriptional repressor, which produces MNDDLADRLRGSGYRLTAQRQLILRAVEELGHSTPDEVLAHVRHQSSAVNASTIYRTLEVLEELGLVRHTHLSDRAPTYHSTAGPTHFHLVCRNCHRVQSVAPDVAAPLVETLRADHGFVIDLGHLAVFGACETCEPPADPHPEDHSHG; this is translated from the coding sequence ATGAACGACGACCTGGCAGACCGGCTGCGGGGCAGTGGCTACCGGCTGACCGCCCAGCGTCAGCTGATCCTGCGGGCCGTCGAAGAGCTCGGTCACTCGACTCCCGACGAGGTGCTGGCACACGTGCGCCACCAGTCGTCCGCAGTGAATGCCTCCACGATCTACCGCACTCTCGAGGTGCTGGAGGAGCTGGGCCTGGTGCGGCACACGCACCTGAGCGACCGAGCCCCGACCTACCACTCGACCGCGGGCCCGACCCACTTCCACCTCGTCTGCCGGAATTGCCACCGGGTCCAGTCGGTTGCACCAGACGTGGCCGCACCCCTGGTCGAGACACTGCGCGCCGATCACGGCTTCGTGATCGACCTCGGACACCTCGCGGTGTTCGGGGCGTGTGAGACCTGCGAACCACCCGCCGACCCCCACCCAGAGGACCACTCCCATGGTTAG
- a CDS encoding DsrE family protein, giving the protein MSRPLVVKITCGAEAPERCNQGFTVAASAIASGAVVSLWLTGDAAWFGVPGRAEDFELDLAPPLAQLRDAVLAGGRVTVCSQCAARRGIVQGDLVEGAVIAGAASFAEEILQPEVQALVY; this is encoded by the coding sequence ATGTCTCGCCCACTCGTCGTCAAGATCACCTGCGGTGCCGAAGCCCCCGAGCGGTGCAACCAGGGGTTCACCGTCGCCGCGTCCGCCATCGCCTCGGGCGCCGTGGTGTCGCTGTGGCTGACCGGGGACGCGGCGTGGTTCGGCGTGCCCGGCCGCGCGGAGGACTTCGAGCTCGACCTCGCCCCTCCGTTGGCCCAGCTGCGCGATGCCGTGCTCGCCGGTGGCCGCGTGACGGTGTGCTCGCAGTGCGCCGCCCGCCGCGGGATCGTCCAGGGCGACCTGGTCGAGGGAGCGGTGATCGCCGGCGCCGCGTCGTTCGCCGAAGAGATCTTGCAGCCCGAGGTGCAGGCGCTCGTCTACTGA
- a CDS encoding FABP family protein encodes MAFELPDNLHPNCGPIAWLLGTWRGNGRGDYPTIEPFEFRQELIFTHDGRPFFHYMARAEIIDEAGDKVRDAAIETGFLRCPEPGKVEFLLSHNTGFVETWYGDAEGGKLQLTTDAVVRTASAKEYVGGTRLYGNVEGDLLYAYDMAAMGQELQSHLWARLQRA; translated from the coding sequence ATGGCGTTCGAGCTCCCTGACAACCTGCACCCCAACTGCGGCCCGATCGCCTGGCTGCTGGGCACCTGGCGCGGCAACGGACGCGGTGACTACCCGACGATCGAGCCCTTCGAGTTCCGGCAGGAGCTGATCTTCACCCACGACGGCCGGCCGTTCTTCCATTACATGGCCCGCGCCGAGATCATCGACGAGGCAGGCGACAAGGTCCGCGACGCAGCCATCGAAACCGGCTTCTTGCGGTGCCCCGAGCCGGGCAAGGTCGAGTTCCTGCTCAGCCACAACACCGGCTTCGTCGAGACCTGGTACGGCGACGCCGAGGGCGGCAAGCTCCAGCTCACGACCGACGCGGTGGTCCGCACGGCCAGCGCCAAGGAGTACGTCGGCGGCACCCGGCTCTACGGCAACGTCGAGGGTGACCTTCTCTACGCCTACGACATGGCGGCGATGGGCCAGGAGCTCCAGTCGCACCTGTGGGCCCGGCTGCAGCGGGCGTGA